One window of the Carnobacterium maltaromaticum DSM 20342 genome contains the following:
- the iolA gene encoding methylmalonate-semialdehyde dehydrogenase, with translation MVEVRRLKNYINGEWVNSQTSNYEDVLNPATKEIICQVPLSTKEDVELATKASLAAFEKWKNVAVPRRARILFKFQELITRNKLELARLITIENGKNLKEALGEVQRGIENVEFAAGAPSLMMGDSLASIATDVEAANYRYPVGVVGGITPFNFPMMVPCWMFPMAIACGNSFILKPSERTPLLTEKLVELFTEAGLPAGVFNVIYGAHDVVNGILEHPEIKAISFVGSKTVGQYIYRKGSEHLKRVQSLTGAKNHTIVLNDADLKETVPAIVAAAFGSAGERCMAAAVVTVEEGIADQFMEQLVAETKNIKIGNGLEEEVFLGPVIREENQKRTFKYIETGIKEGAKLVTDGRENVPTDGYFVGPTIFDQVTTEMTIWKDELFAPVLSIIRVKNLKEAVAIANQSEFANGACLFTNNAGAIRYFRERIDAGMLGINLGVPAPMAFFPFSGWKDSFYGTLHANGKDSVDFYTRKKVVTARYPQASFE, from the coding sequence ATGGTTGAGGTTAGAAGATTAAAAAATTATATTAATGGGGAGTGGGTTAATAGCCAAACATCAAACTACGAAGATGTCTTGAACCCAGCAACAAAAGAAATTATTTGCCAAGTGCCTCTTTCAACAAAAGAAGATGTTGAGCTGGCAACGAAAGCAAGCTTGGCAGCATTTGAAAAATGGAAAAATGTAGCTGTTCCAAGGCGAGCTCGAATTTTATTTAAGTTTCAAGAATTGATTACTCGTAACAAACTAGAACTAGCACGTTTAATTACAATTGAAAATGGAAAAAATTTAAAAGAAGCTTTAGGAGAGGTACAACGTGGTATTGAGAATGTTGAATTTGCGGCTGGAGCCCCGAGTTTAATGATGGGGGATTCGTTAGCTTCTATTGCTACAGATGTAGAAGCAGCTAATTACCGTTATCCAGTTGGAGTTGTCGGTGGTATTACTCCATTTAATTTCCCAATGATGGTACCTTGCTGGATGTTCCCAATGGCAATTGCATGTGGAAATAGTTTTATTTTAAAACCCTCTGAACGAACACCATTACTCACAGAGAAACTAGTTGAGCTTTTCACTGAAGCTGGTTTACCTGCAGGTGTCTTCAATGTTATATACGGCGCTCATGATGTCGTAAATGGAATCTTAGAACACCCTGAAATTAAAGCGATTTCATTTGTTGGTTCAAAAACAGTTGGTCAATATATTTATCGCAAAGGGAGTGAACATTTAAAACGGGTTCAGTCATTAACTGGAGCTAAGAATCATACAATTGTATTAAATGACGCTGATTTGAAAGAAACTGTACCAGCTATTGTAGCAGCAGCATTTGGTTCAGCAGGTGAACGTTGTATGGCGGCAGCTGTAGTAACTGTTGAAGAAGGTATTGCGGATCAATTTATGGAGCAATTAGTTGCTGAAACGAAAAATATTAAAATTGGAAATGGATTAGAAGAAGAGGTTTTCCTTGGTCCCGTTATTCGTGAAGAGAATCAAAAAAGAACGTTTAAATATATCGAAACAGGGATTAAAGAAGGAGCAAAGTTAGTTACAGACGGACGTGAAAATGTGCCGACAGATGGTTACTTTGTAGGACCAACTATTTTTGATCAAGTGACAACCGAAATGACAATTTGGAAAGATGAACTATTTGCTCCAGTCTTATCAATTATACGAGTGAAAAATTTAAAAGAAGCCGTTGCGATTGCTAATCAATCAGAATTTGCTAATGGTGCATGCTTGTTTACAAATAATGCCGGAGCTATTCGTTATTTCCGCGAAAGAATTGATGCTGGGATGTTAGGTATCAATTTAGGAGTACCTGCTCCAATGGCCTTTTTCCCATTCTCAGGTTGGAAAGATTCGTTCTATGGAACATTACATGCAAATGGAAAAGACAGTGTTGATTTTTATACACGTAAAAAAGTTGTGACAGCTCGTTATCCGCAAGCTAGTTTTGAATGA